In Prescottella soli, a genomic segment contains:
- a CDS encoding MaoC/PaaZ C-terminal domain-containing protein, with product MTGRKGTLVQLREQPGTLDNYARAAFGALPFAKPAGRRSLPKETLALSGLRVDHDNLAAYAKVCGLRFGDTLPVTYPFTLVFPTVMRLLTSREFPFPAIGSVHTDNVIEQLRPISVSEPLDLRVRAENLRPHTKGTQVDFVSEVSVGRELVWRQVSSFLKMHPTGAPKEPKAEYREEVPPPPTRTLRVDQKAISRYAAVSGDRNPIHVSSLGAKAFGFPGTIAHGMWSAAAALAPLEGRLSGSVTYSVRFGKPIVLPATVNLYADQTPDGWDLALKHPKKGYPHLTATVR from the coding sequence ATGACCGGCCGCAAGGGCACGCTCGTGCAGCTGCGCGAGCAGCCCGGCACCCTCGACAACTACGCCCGCGCGGCGTTCGGCGCGTTGCCGTTCGCGAAGCCGGCCGGCCGCCGGAGTCTCCCGAAGGAGACGCTCGCGCTGTCGGGCCTGCGCGTCGACCACGACAACCTGGCCGCGTACGCGAAGGTGTGCGGGCTGCGGTTCGGCGACACGCTGCCGGTCACGTACCCGTTCACGCTGGTGTTCCCGACCGTGATGCGGCTGCTCACCTCGCGCGAGTTTCCGTTCCCGGCAATCGGTTCGGTGCACACCGACAACGTGATCGAGCAGCTGCGCCCGATCTCGGTGAGCGAGCCGCTGGACCTGAGGGTCCGCGCCGAGAACCTGCGTCCGCACACCAAGGGCACGCAGGTGGACTTCGTCAGCGAGGTCTCGGTGGGCCGTGAGCTCGTGTGGCGTCAGGTCAGCTCGTTCCTCAAGATGCACCCGACGGGCGCACCGAAGGAACCCAAGGCCGAGTACCGGGAAGAGGTGCCGCCCCCGCCCACCCGCACCCTGCGGGTGGACCAGAAGGCCATCAGCCGGTACGCGGCGGTGTCCGGCGACCGCAACCCGATCCACGTCTCGTCGCTCGGCGCCAAGGCATTCGGGTTCCCGGGGACGATCGCGCACGGCATGTGGAGCGCCGCGGCCGCGCTCGCACCGCTCGAGGGACGCCTGTCCGGTTCGGTCACCTACAGCGTGCGGTTCGGCAAGCCGATCGTCCTGCCGGCGACGGTGAACCTGTACGCCGACCAGACCCCGGACGGGTGGGATCTGGCGCTGAAGCATCCGAAGAAGGGCTACCCGCACCTCACCGCGACGGTGCGGTAG
- a CDS encoding 3-oxoacyl-ACP reductase, translating to MAASKGAPDLYSQFLSSAPGAFIAKQAGLPQPEKLRRYKAGEPPLAGPILIGGKGRLVEPVRELLSDYPAAQPHDDRYGALVFDATGIGQVTELVQLFEFFQPVIRNLASCARVVVLGTTPELTSGVDEQIAQRALEGFTRSVGKEIKRGSTAQLVYVSPDAAPGLSGLESTLRFLLSAKSAFVDAQVIRVGADDSVAPASWDRPLEGKVAVVTGAARGIGATIAEVLSRDGAHVVCADIPAAGQALSETANKVGGTSLALDVTAADAADKLAEHLTERHGGVDIIVHNAGITRDKTLANMDEARWNSVLGVNLLAPQKITEALVAKGVLREGGRVIDVSSIAGIAGNRGQTNYGTSKAGVIGLVQATAPVLAEKKITINAVAPGFIETAMTAAIPFATREAGRRMSSLLQGGQTVDVAELVSYFASPASNAVTGQIVRVCGQSLLGA from the coding sequence GTGGCAGCCAGCAAGGGCGCTCCCGACCTCTACTCCCAGTTCCTCTCGTCCGCGCCGGGCGCATTCATCGCCAAGCAGGCCGGGCTGCCCCAGCCCGAGAAGCTGCGCCGCTACAAGGCCGGCGAACCGCCGCTCGCCGGCCCGATCCTCATCGGCGGCAAGGGCCGGCTCGTCGAACCCGTCCGTGAGCTGCTGTCGGACTACCCGGCCGCGCAGCCGCACGACGACCGCTACGGCGCACTCGTGTTCGACGCGACCGGCATCGGCCAGGTCACCGAGCTGGTGCAGCTGTTCGAGTTCTTCCAGCCCGTCATCCGCAACCTCGCCTCGTGCGCCCGCGTCGTCGTGCTCGGCACCACGCCCGAGCTGACGTCCGGCGTCGACGAGCAGATCGCCCAGCGCGCGCTCGAGGGCTTCACCCGCAGCGTCGGCAAGGAGATCAAGCGCGGCTCCACCGCCCAGCTGGTCTACGTCTCTCCCGACGCCGCGCCGGGTCTGTCCGGGCTCGAGTCGACGCTGCGCTTCCTGCTGTCGGCGAAGTCCGCGTTCGTCGACGCGCAGGTCATCCGCGTCGGCGCCGACGACTCCGTCGCCCCCGCCAGCTGGGACCGCCCGCTCGAAGGCAAGGTCGCCGTCGTCACCGGCGCCGCCCGCGGCATCGGTGCCACCATCGCCGAGGTGCTCTCCCGCGACGGCGCGCACGTCGTGTGCGCCGACATCCCGGCCGCCGGCCAGGCGCTGTCCGAGACCGCGAACAAGGTCGGCGGCACGTCGCTGGCCCTCGACGTCACCGCGGCCGACGCGGCCGACAAGCTTGCCGAGCACCTCACCGAGCGCCACGGCGGCGTCGACATCATCGTCCACAACGCCGGCATCACCCGCGACAAGACCCTCGCCAACATGGACGAGGCCCGCTGGAACAGCGTCCTGGGCGTCAATCTCCTTGCCCCGCAGAAGATCACCGAGGCACTCGTCGCCAAGGGCGTGCTGCGCGAGGGCGGCCGCGTGATCGACGTGTCGTCCATCGCCGGCATCGCCGGCAACCGCGGCCAGACCAACTACGGCACCTCGAAGGCCGGCGTCATCGGCCTGGTCCAGGCCACCGCGCCGGTCCTGGCGGAGAAGAAGATCACCATCAACGCCGTCGCGCCGGGCTTCATCGAGACCGCGATGACCGCGGCCATCCCGTTCGCGACCCGCGAGGCCGGACGCCGTATGAGCTCGCTGCTGCAGGGCGGCCAGACCGTGGACGTCGCCGAGCTGGTGTCGTACTTCGCGAGCCCGGCATCCAACGCCGTGACCGGGCAGATCGTCCGGGTGTGCGGCCAGTCGCTGCTGGGGGCGTGA
- a CDS encoding acetyl-CoA C-acetyltransferase, which produces MTSRASNRSQKPAPAPKSGGRQLRPVAIVGGNRIPFARSDRAYARASNQDMFTATLDGLVSRFGLQGERLGMVAGGAVLKHSRDFNLMRECVLGSALSPYTPAFDLQQACGTGLQSIVAVGDAIASGRIDAGVGGGVDTTSDAPIGVNDELREFLLSMNRARSAADRVKLLGQVRPSMLGIEIPRNGEPRTGLSMGDHAAITAKEFGVRREDQDELAAASHRNMAAAYDRGFFDDLVTPFLGLTRDDNLRPDSTVEKLAKLKPVFGTKLGDATMTAGNSTPLTDGASAVLLSTDEWAAERNLPVLAHLVDSETAAVDYVHGGDGLLMAPTYAIPRLLARNGLTLQDFDFYEIHEAFASVVLATLQAFESDEYCKERLGLDGALGSIDRSKLNVNGSSLAAGHPFAATGGRIVASLAKMLAEKGSGRGLISICAAGGQGVTAIVEV; this is translated from the coding sequence GTGACAAGCAGAGCCAGTAACCGCAGCCAGAAGCCGGCACCCGCACCCAAGTCCGGCGGTCGGCAGCTTCGCCCCGTCGCCATCGTCGGCGGCAACCGCATTCCGTTCGCACGCTCGGACCGGGCCTACGCGCGCGCGTCCAACCAGGACATGTTCACCGCGACGCTCGACGGGCTGGTGAGCCGCTTCGGCCTGCAGGGCGAGCGGCTCGGAATGGTGGCCGGCGGCGCGGTGCTCAAGCACAGCCGCGACTTCAACCTCATGCGCGAGTGCGTGCTCGGCAGCGCGCTGAGCCCCTACACCCCGGCGTTCGACCTGCAGCAGGCGTGCGGCACCGGCTTGCAGTCGATCGTCGCGGTCGGGGACGCCATCGCGTCCGGTCGCATCGACGCGGGTGTCGGCGGCGGCGTCGACACCACGTCCGACGCCCCGATCGGCGTCAACGACGAGCTGCGCGAGTTCCTGCTGTCGATGAACCGGGCCCGCTCCGCCGCGGACCGCGTCAAGCTGCTCGGCCAGGTGCGGCCGTCGATGCTCGGCATCGAGATCCCGCGCAACGGGGAGCCGCGGACCGGGCTGTCGATGGGCGACCACGCGGCGATCACCGCGAAGGAGTTCGGCGTCCGCCGCGAGGACCAGGACGAGCTGGCCGCCGCGAGCCACCGCAACATGGCCGCCGCCTACGACCGCGGCTTCTTCGACGACCTGGTCACCCCGTTCCTGGGCCTGACCCGCGACGACAACCTGCGTCCCGATTCCACGGTCGAGAAGCTCGCGAAGCTCAAGCCGGTGTTCGGCACCAAGCTCGGCGACGCGACGATGACTGCGGGCAACTCGACCCCGCTCACCGACGGCGCGTCCGCGGTGCTGCTGTCCACCGACGAGTGGGCGGCCGAGCGCAATCTGCCGGTGCTGGCGCACCTGGTGGACTCGGAGACCGCGGCCGTCGACTACGTCCACGGCGGCGACGGCCTGCTGATGGCCCCGACGTATGCGATCCCGCGGCTGCTGGCCCGCAACGGTCTGACTCTGCAGGATTTCGACTTCTACGAGATCCACGAGGCGTTCGCGTCGGTCGTCCTCGCGACGCTGCAGGCGTTCGAGTCCGACGAGTACTGCAAGGAGCGTCTGGGTCTGGACGGCGCGCTCGGCTCGATCGACCGATCCAAGCTCAACGTCAACGGCTCGTCCCTCGCGGCCGGTCACCCCTTCGCGGCCACCGGCGGCCGGATCGTCGCCTCGCTCGCGAAGATGCTGGCAGAGAAGGGCTCGGGCCGCGGTCTGATCTCGATCTGCGCGGCCGGCGGCCAGGGCGTCACCGCGATCGTCGAGGTCTGA
- a CDS encoding VanW family protein, with amino-acid sequence MSDERDGAKDQENRMNGPEPDENPTEIMPVVPSDPAVPPVASVPSVPSGADAASEAPTEVFPTMPDPEQDSAPDPTPEPEPEAEQPPAPEQADAAPPRRWVKYAAVAGGVAAVGAIAYAVDWVVSADRVPRGVTVAGVDIGGQSSAAAEETLRAALGPRVDRPVPVRAGSTDSELVPAQAGVGVDWAATVDRAGEQPINPFTRLASLFADHEIGVVSTVDDAALTSAMGGVQQETDRAPREGNVLFEGARVVPVAPLPGQSLEVDAAKNTFVGEWAFGTTVDLPVDTVDVTVTQAGVDTAVRDVATPAVATDVVVTGKDGAVAMLPRDQVGKVLTFVPDGAGGLSPQYNAEAATAVLAPQLASTEIKPKDAQITLSGGSPQVVPSVMGDMVQWPKTLEPLPALLAAPGQRTTPAIYEPAQPALTTEGANALGIREVIGEFTTGGFEYASGVNIRLAASAINGAIVKPGETFSFDAQTGPRGSAQGYVDSGIINNGRPDKAVGGGISQLATTLYNATYFAGMEDVDHTEHSYYISRYPAAREATVFEGAIDLKFRNPSKTGVMIQTIGTSSNITVRIWGTKTVDVQSVTGNRTNQTSPDTITLPAGPHCVASGGAPGFTVSDTRIITDANSGGEVSRHTRTVKYDPVPIVKCVSNEPSSAPSNATSAPAGGGR; translated from the coding sequence ATGAGCGACGAGCGCGACGGCGCCAAGGACCAGGAAAACCGCATGAATGGTCCGGAACCGGACGAGAATCCGACCGAGATCATGCCGGTGGTCCCGTCGGATCCAGCGGTTCCGCCGGTTGCCTCGGTTCCTTCGGTTCCTTCCGGGGCCGACGCCGCCTCCGAAGCTCCCACCGAGGTGTTCCCGACGATGCCGGATCCCGAGCAGGATTCGGCGCCGGATCCCACGCCCGAGCCGGAACCCGAAGCGGAGCAGCCGCCCGCGCCGGAGCAGGCCGACGCCGCTCCGCCGCGTCGATGGGTGAAGTACGCCGCCGTGGCCGGCGGCGTCGCCGCGGTCGGCGCGATCGCGTACGCGGTGGACTGGGTGGTTTCGGCCGATCGGGTGCCGCGCGGCGTCACCGTTGCCGGGGTGGACATCGGCGGTCAGAGCTCGGCCGCGGCGGAGGAGACGCTGCGTGCCGCGCTCGGGCCGCGGGTCGACCGTCCGGTGCCGGTGCGTGCCGGCAGCACCGACAGCGAGCTCGTGCCGGCCCAGGCCGGTGTCGGCGTCGACTGGGCGGCCACCGTCGACCGGGCGGGCGAGCAACCGATCAACCCGTTCACCAGGCTGGCCTCGCTGTTCGCCGACCACGAGATCGGCGTGGTGTCCACCGTCGACGACGCCGCGCTGACGTCGGCGATGGGCGGGGTCCAGCAGGAGACCGATCGCGCGCCGCGTGAGGGCAACGTCCTGTTCGAGGGTGCCCGGGTGGTCCCGGTGGCGCCGCTGCCGGGGCAGAGCCTGGAGGTGGACGCCGCCAAGAACACGTTCGTCGGCGAGTGGGCGTTCGGCACCACCGTCGACCTGCCGGTGGACACGGTCGACGTCACGGTCACGCAGGCCGGTGTCGATACCGCGGTCCGCGACGTCGCGACCCCTGCCGTGGCCACCGACGTCGTGGTGACCGGCAAGGACGGGGCGGTCGCGATGCTGCCCCGCGACCAGGTCGGCAAGGTGCTGACGTTCGTGCCCGACGGCGCCGGCGGACTGTCGCCGCAGTACAACGCCGAGGCCGCGACCGCTGTCCTGGCGCCGCAGCTGGCGAGCACCGAGATCAAGCCCAAGGACGCGCAGATCACCCTGTCGGGCGGTTCGCCGCAGGTGGTTCCGTCGGTGATGGGCGACATGGTCCAGTGGCCCAAGACGCTCGAGCCCCTGCCGGCGCTGCTGGCCGCGCCCGGCCAGCGCACCACCCCGGCGATCTACGAACCCGCCCAGCCCGCGCTCACCACCGAGGGCGCCAACGCGCTCGGCATCCGCGAGGTGATCGGCGAATTCACTACCGGCGGCTTCGAATACGCGTCGGGCGTGAACATCCGGCTCGCGGCGAGCGCCATCAACGGCGCCATCGTCAAGCCGGGAGAGACGTTCTCGTTCGATGCCCAGACCGGTCCTCGCGGCTCGGCGCAGGGCTATGTCGACTCGGGCATCATCAACAACGGGCGCCCCGACAAGGCCGTCGGCGGCGGCATCAGCCAGCTCGCGACCACCCTCTACAACGCCACGTACTTCGCGGGCATGGAGGACGTCGACCACACCGAGCACAGCTACTACATCTCGCGCTACCCGGCGGCGCGCGAGGCGACGGTGTTCGAAGGCGCGATCGACCTGAAGTTCCGCAACCCCTCCAAGACCGGTGTCATGATCCAGACGATCGGCACCAGTTCGAACATCACCGTCCGCATCTGGGGCACCAAGACCGTCGACGTGCAGTCGGTGACGGGCAACCGGACCAACCAGACCTCACCGGACACGATCACGCTGCCGGCCGGCCCGCACTGCGTGGCGTCCGGCGGCGCACCGGGATTCACGGTCAGCGACACGCGGATCATCACCGATGCGAACTCCGGCGGCGAGGTCTCGCGGCACACCCGCACGGTGAAGTACGACCCGGTGCCGATCGTGAAGTGCGTGTCGAACGAGCCCTCTTCGGCGCCGTCGAACGCGACGTCGGCGCCCGCGGGTGGGGGACGCTGA
- a CDS encoding YhgE/Pip domain-containing protein, with translation MLAGMSLGTELKRFSRGLMPRVALVTIVLMPLLYGALYLWAFWDPFAATGKIPVALVNSDQGTVVDGKPLDAGDQVAQGLKDSGGLDFHEVTAYEASTGVASGRYYFSVTLPGDFSRSVASPTGPDPQKARIVFTYNDANNYLGTVIGQNAAQQILNIVGAQIGEQTVNQVLVGLGAAGDGLRRAADGAGQLATGAQAVDAGAQQLAGGSRTLADGLTTAHTGSTALADGTTQLSGGIDAAAGGASALAGGMDQLSGATVALGDGAGQLSAGVNQLVDRVAGTLGPALDAATLAQLGQLRDGAQQLAFQLGDPSSPYRSGMAQAAAGSGQLRDGLSQLQSGGQQAASGAHALDDGLAQLSGGGETLAQGTSQLAAGTTQLKNGSGELASQLKQGSEQVPKWDPQQRTVVAQTVSAPVALDQHHENPAKTFGTGFAPFFLPLALFVGGIITWMLLRPIQNRPISTELGALRVVLASYWPAALIAVAQVLVMYVVVHFGVGLVPVYVFVTIAFLGLVALTYMALIQAFNAIFGPAVGRVVTLAFLMLQLVSAGGIYPVETTAKPFQILHPFDPMTYAVNGLRQLTVGGIDSRLWVSIAVLLGLLLASLAASALSVRRDRTWTLMRLHPPIEV, from the coding sequence ATGCTCGCTGGGATGTCGCTCGGTACCGAACTCAAGCGATTCTCGCGCGGGCTGATGCCGCGCGTCGCGCTGGTGACCATCGTGCTGATGCCGCTGCTGTACGGCGCGCTGTACCTGTGGGCGTTCTGGGATCCGTTCGCGGCGACGGGCAAGATCCCGGTGGCCCTCGTCAACAGCGATCAGGGCACCGTCGTGGACGGCAAGCCGCTCGACGCCGGCGATCAGGTGGCGCAGGGGCTGAAGGATTCGGGGGGCCTCGACTTCCACGAGGTCACCGCGTACGAGGCGTCGACCGGCGTCGCGTCCGGACGGTACTACTTCTCCGTGACGCTGCCCGGCGACTTCAGCCGGTCCGTGGCCTCCCCCACCGGACCCGACCCGCAGAAGGCGCGAATCGTCTTCACCTACAACGACGCCAACAACTACCTCGGCACCGTCATCGGGCAGAACGCCGCGCAGCAGATCCTCAATATCGTCGGTGCGCAGATCGGCGAGCAGACGGTGAACCAGGTGCTGGTCGGGCTCGGCGCCGCCGGGGACGGGCTGCGCAGGGCCGCCGACGGCGCTGGACAACTCGCGACGGGCGCGCAGGCCGTCGATGCAGGGGCGCAACAACTCGCGGGCGGATCCCGCACTCTCGCCGACGGCCTGACCACCGCGCACACCGGGTCGACGGCGCTCGCGGACGGCACCACCCAGCTCTCCGGGGGTATCGATGCCGCCGCCGGTGGTGCGTCGGCACTCGCCGGTGGAATGGATCAACTCTCGGGTGCGACGGTCGCGCTCGGCGACGGCGCCGGACAGCTCAGCGCCGGTGTGAACCAGCTCGTCGACCGGGTGGCGGGAACGCTCGGACCCGCGCTCGACGCCGCGACCCTCGCCCAGCTGGGCCAGCTGCGGGACGGCGCCCAGCAGCTCGCGTTCCAGCTCGGCGACCCGTCGAGCCCCTACCGGTCCGGGATGGCGCAGGCCGCGGCCGGTTCCGGACAGCTGCGCGACGGGCTGTCCCAGCTGCAGTCCGGCGGACAGCAGGCCGCGTCCGGCGCCCACGCCCTCGACGACGGCCTGGCCCAGTTGTCCGGTGGCGGTGAGACCCTCGCGCAGGGCACGAGTCAACTGGCGGCCGGCACCACCCAGCTGAAGAACGGCTCCGGGGAACTCGCGTCGCAGCTGAAGCAGGGCAGCGAGCAGGTACCGAAGTGGGATCCGCAGCAGCGCACCGTCGTCGCGCAGACCGTGTCCGCGCCCGTAGCGCTGGACCAGCACCACGAGAACCCCGCCAAGACGTTCGGCACCGGATTCGCCCCGTTCTTCCTGCCGCTGGCGCTGTTCGTCGGCGGCATCATCACGTGGATGCTGTTGCGGCCCATCCAGAACAGGCCGATCTCGACGGAACTCGGCGCGCTGCGGGTGGTGCTCGCGTCGTACTGGCCGGCGGCGCTGATCGCGGTCGCGCAGGTGCTGGTGATGTACGTCGTGGTGCACTTCGGCGTCGGGCTGGTGCCGGTCTACGTGTTCGTCACCATCGCGTTCCTGGGCCTCGTCGCCCTCACCTACATGGCTCTGATCCAGGCCTTCAACGCGATCTTCGGACCCGCCGTCGGACGCGTCGTCACGCTCGCCTTCCTGATGCTGCAACTGGTGTCCGCCGGCGGCATCTACCCCGTGGAGACCACGGCGAAACCGTTCCAGATCCTGCACCCGTTCGACCCGATGACCTATGCCGTCAACGGGTTACGACAGCTCACCGTCGGCGGTATCGACTCCCGGCTGTGGGTGTCGATCGCGGTCCTGCTCGGGCTGCTGCTGGCGTCGCTGGCCGCGAGCGCGCTGTCGGTGCGGCGCGATCGGACGTGGACGCTGATGCGACTGCACCCGCCGATCGAGGTGTGA
- a CDS encoding pyridoxamine 5'-phosphate oxidase family protein, with translation MDRIRRYPDLARSRRLELDAVLDAAAVGTLATVVDGLPWVVPMLYARLGDEIVLHGSTGAGALRHVAAGAPAAFSVTMLDGIVVADTLFDSTANYRSAVVRGNLGEFGRGEAVHALDLMSDSLIPGRSSEVRTHTKKELAATLAMTLPIEPGCWTVKVRDAPPPEPSEQSGGWAGVVPLRTVPGEPIPAPWVREDIPQPESVRRLVCGR, from the coding sequence ATGGACCGCATCCGGAGATACCCCGACCTTGCCCGCAGCCGTCGACTCGAACTCGACGCGGTGCTCGACGCCGCTGCCGTCGGCACCCTCGCCACGGTGGTGGACGGATTGCCCTGGGTCGTGCCGATGCTCTACGCCCGCCTCGGCGACGAGATCGTGTTGCACGGATCGACGGGTGCCGGCGCCCTGCGGCACGTCGCCGCCGGCGCGCCGGCCGCCTTCTCGGTCACGATGCTCGACGGGATCGTCGTGGCCGACACCCTTTTCGACTCCACGGCCAACTACCGCTCGGCCGTCGTACGGGGGAATCTCGGCGAGTTCGGCAGGGGCGAGGCGGTGCACGCCCTCGATCTGATGTCCGATTCGCTCATTCCCGGCCGCAGCTCGGAGGTGCGCACCCACACGAAGAAGGAACTCGCGGCGACCCTCGCGATGACCCTGCCCATCGAGCCCGGATGCTGGACAGTCAAGGTGCGCGACGCGCCGCCACCCGAACCGTCGGAGCAGTCCGGTGGATGGGCCGGCGTGGTCCCGCTGCGAACGGTCCCCGGCGAGCCGATACCCGCACCCTGGGTGCGCGAGGACATTCCCCAGCCCGAGTCCGTGCGGAGACTCGTGTGCGGGCGATGA
- a CDS encoding PLP-dependent aminotransferase family protein, whose amino-acid sequence MARHSPELNLTLRLPVGESPLRHRIAEAVVEQIRVGRLGPGDALPSTRMLAADLGVARTSVVEAYDELGAAGYVVARPGSGTRIAAGADSAAAAGAASHVRPTAAVTAVPHASGQRPPTWTWDLTPGHPDTALISTTDWRRAWRAAAAVPVPASSGPEAHAELRLALAGHLRRTRGIVTEPDELVIVPGVASALRALTAAAGLVGRDVAFEEPGYVEARRVLQLAGVRPRPVAVDVDGLDPAALRETDAGVYCTPAHQYPLGARLPVSRRAGLVAWAVESGGLLIEDDYDGEFRYDVSALPALRSVDGGRDCVAYIGTASKVVTPSLRLAWLLPPRHLRDPVAQALAFSGESACAVTALALARFIESGALTRHLAKASRTYSARRSALVDALRRHCAGVGLAGVEAGLHLVVRLPDGTDDSAISAALRRRGVTVPPLSSFVAGPDGPRGLVCGYACLPETRADEVAAVVADALRRHFG is encoded by the coding sequence GTGGCCCGCCATTCCCCCGAACTGAACCTGACCCTGCGGCTGCCTGTGGGCGAGTCGCCACTGCGGCACCGCATCGCGGAGGCCGTCGTCGAACAGATCCGAGTGGGTCGGTTGGGTCCCGGCGATGCGCTCCCGTCGACGCGCATGCTGGCCGCGGACCTCGGGGTGGCCAGAACCTCCGTGGTCGAGGCGTACGACGAGCTCGGCGCCGCCGGCTACGTCGTCGCGCGACCCGGGTCCGGCACTCGGATCGCCGCCGGCGCGGACTCCGCGGCAGCCGCGGGCGCCGCCTCGCACGTCCGGCCGACCGCCGCGGTCACCGCGGTGCCACACGCGTCCGGGCAGAGGCCGCCGACGTGGACGTGGGATCTCACCCCGGGCCATCCCGATACGGCCCTGATCTCCACCACGGACTGGCGCCGCGCCTGGCGCGCGGCCGCAGCGGTACCGGTACCCGCCTCGTCGGGACCCGAGGCGCACGCGGAGCTTCGGCTCGCCCTGGCCGGACACCTGCGCCGCACCCGCGGCATCGTCACGGAGCCGGACGAACTGGTCATCGTGCCGGGTGTGGCGTCCGCCCTGCGCGCCCTCACCGCGGCGGCGGGACTCGTCGGACGTGACGTCGCGTTCGAGGAGCCCGGCTATGTCGAGGCGCGGCGCGTGCTCCAGCTGGCCGGAGTCCGCCCCCGCCCCGTCGCGGTCGACGTGGACGGACTCGACCCGGCAGCGCTGCGGGAGACCGACGCGGGCGTGTATTGCACTCCGGCGCACCAGTATCCGCTCGGTGCGCGGCTGCCCGTGTCCCGCCGGGCCGGCCTCGTCGCGTGGGCCGTCGAATCGGGGGGCCTGCTGATCGAGGACGACTACGACGGCGAGTTCCGGTACGACGTGTCCGCGCTGCCGGCGCTGCGCAGCGTGGACGGTGGGCGTGATTGCGTGGCCTACATCGGCACGGCATCCAAGGTCGTCACGCCGTCGTTGCGGCTGGCCTGGCTGCTGCCGCCGCGACATCTCCGGGATCCGGTGGCCCAGGCGCTCGCGTTCAGTGGTGAGAGTGCCTGCGCGGTAACGGCTCTCGCGTTGGCGCGGTTCATCGAGTCGGGCGCCCTGACCCGCCACCTGGCCAAGGCGTCGCGCACCTATTCCGCCCGCCGTTCCGCGCTGGTCGACGCGCTCCGGCGGCACTGCGCGGGTGTCGGGTTGGCTGGCGTCGAGGCGGGCCTGCATCTGGTGGTCCGGCTTCCCGACGGCACCGATGACAGTGCGATATCCGCTGCCCTGCGCCGCCGCGGCGTCACGGTACCGCCGCTGTCCTCGTTCGTCGCCGGCCCCGACGGCCCCCGTGGACTGGTGTGCGGATACGCGTGCCTCCCGGAAACTCGGGCGGACGAGGTGGCGGCCGTCGTCGCCGACGCCCTGCGACGGCACTTCGGGTGA